One region of Rhodocaloribacter litoris genomic DNA includes:
- a CDS encoding lysophospholipid acyltransferase family protein, with protein MSEPDRAGHLLAEALLRATVGAFAKAMWRPVLVNPEALPARGPCFFYGNHSNMLDAFVLNAFTRFGQCTAGVMTRERFRGGLATWAFRRIGLLPTQKRLAEPPLIRGVYRLLEAGRAVVIYPEGGQRWTGRPMPWIEATAKLFVRCGVPVYPVRTHGSYLGWPRWADHPRPARLFVEILPPLTFDRATPLDEALARLRAPIAAHDDAVFPPESRPRRAYRPAAGLHRLLYRDPDTGTYGGLSSPDGTHVVNRAGTLRLRMLSDSTLVDERTGARHTTGDLYERIRALPLEKDRDGALLRDRVALHTERAYPHLVPHGTVTATLYDDALRLEGPDVRRTVPLEALRYADIERNYKLQLTFSDEMLQLGFTGAGSALAWLDALARLRPDVTATVTERAAA; from the coding sequence ATGAGCGAGCCAGACCGGGCCGGGCACCTGCTGGCCGAGGCGCTGCTCCGCGCCACCGTCGGGGCGTTTGCGAAAGCGATGTGGCGGCCGGTGCTCGTCAACCCGGAGGCCCTGCCGGCGCGCGGGCCGTGCTTTTTCTACGGCAACCACTCGAACATGCTCGATGCGTTCGTGCTGAACGCCTTCACCCGGTTCGGGCAGTGCACGGCCGGGGTGATGACGCGCGAGCGGTTCCGGGGCGGGCTGGCCACCTGGGCCTTCCGGCGCATCGGGCTGCTGCCGACGCAGAAGCGGCTGGCCGAGCCGCCCCTCATCCGGGGCGTCTACCGGCTCCTCGAGGCCGGGCGGGCGGTGGTCATCTACCCCGAGGGCGGGCAGCGCTGGACCGGCCGGCCGATGCCGTGGATCGAGGCAACGGCCAAGCTGTTCGTCCGCTGCGGCGTACCCGTCTACCCCGTCCGCACGCACGGCTCGTACCTGGGCTGGCCCCGCTGGGCGGACCACCCGCGCCCGGCCCGCCTGTTCGTCGAGATCCTCCCCCCGCTCACGTTCGACCGGGCGACACCGCTGGACGAGGCGCTGGCGCGGCTCCGGGCGCCCATCGCCGCGCACGACGACGCCGTCTTCCCGCCCGAGAGCCGCCCGCGCCGCGCCTACCGCCCGGCCGCCGGCCTCCACCGCCTCCTCTACCGCGACCCCGACACGGGCACGTACGGCGGCCTGTCCTCGCCCGACGGCACCCACGTCGTCAACCGCGCCGGCACGCTCCGCCTCCGCATGCTCTCGGACAGCACCCTCGTCGACGAGCGCACGGGCGCACGCCACACCACCGGCGACCTCTACGAGCGCATCCGCGCCCTCCCGCTCGAGAAGGACCGTGACGGCGCCCTGCTCCGCGACCGGGTCGCGCTCCACACCGAGCGAGCGTATCCTCACCTCGTGCCCCACGGCACCGTGACGGCCACCCTCTACGACGACGCCCTCCGCCTCGAAGGCCCGGACGTGCGCCGCACCGTCCCGCTCGAAGCGCTCCGCTATGCCGACATCGAGCGGAACTACAAGCTCCAGCTTACCTTCTCCGACGAGATGCTCCAGCTCGGCTTCACGGGGGCGGGGAGCGCCCTGGCCTGGCTCGACGCCCTGGCCCGCCTCCGCCCCGACGTCACCGCCACCGTCACCGAACGCGCCGCCGCATGA
- a CDS encoding HesB/IscA family protein, with protein MEITITDRARTRIRDVARNEGVDLGTTYLRIAVVPGGCSGLTYDLGWDTTRQETDHYAEVDGVRVLIDRKSLLYLEGSELDFTDGLEGKGFHFINPQAIRTCACGESFGL; from the coding sequence ATGGAAATCACCATCACCGACCGTGCCCGGACCAGGATCCGGGACGTCGCCCGCAACGAGGGCGTCGACCTGGGCACGACGTACCTCCGCATCGCCGTCGTGCCGGGGGGATGCTCGGGGCTGACGTACGACCTGGGCTGGGATACCACCCGGCAGGAGACCGATCACTACGCCGAGGTCGACGGTGTGCGCGTGCTCATCGATCGGAAAAGCTTGCTCTACCTCGAAGGCTCCGAGCTGGATTTCACCGACGGGCTCGAAGGCAAGGGATTTCACTTCATTAACCCGCAGGCCATCCGCACGTGCGCCTGCGGCGAGTCCTTCGGGCTTTGA
- a CDS encoding serine hydrolase domain-containing protein yields the protein MIHGYRGRWLGALLFFPLLVHPGLAQDVTYFPGPGDDWERRPPEAVGMDPARVDSAVAFALAGESPDPRDLAEMIALSFAREPYNDIIGPTKPRGGPAGLILRHGYLVAEWGDTRRVDMTFSVTKSFLSTVVGLAFDRGLIRRLDDPVRAYVPTGHFDSPHNAKITWDHLLRQTSAWEGTLWGKPDWADRPVGDDPNAWPHRPLPEPGTVWKYNDVRVNVLALAVLHVWRRPLPVVLRELVMDPIGASNTWRWEGYENSWVTLDGLRVQSVSGGGHWGGGMFISARDMARFGYLTLRRGRWGEQIIFSERWYDLATTPTGPNPGYGFMNWFLNTDRQLLPSAPETAFAHLGAGTNMVYVDPEHDLVVVARWLRRDRLDGLVQRVLAAVQE from the coding sequence ATGATCCACGGTTATCGCGGGCGGTGGCTCGGCGCTCTCCTGTTCTTCCCGCTCCTGGTGCATCCGGGCCTTGCCCAGGATGTGACGTATTTCCCCGGTCCCGGCGACGACTGGGAGCGGCGCCCGCCCGAGGCCGTCGGCATGGATCCGGCCCGCGTGGACTCGGCCGTGGCTTTTGCGCTGGCCGGCGAAAGCCCCGACCCGCGTGACCTGGCCGAGATGATTGCGCTCAGCTTCGCCCGCGAACCGTACAACGACATCATTGGCCCGACGAAGCCGCGCGGCGGGCCGGCGGGGCTCATCCTGCGCCACGGCTACCTTGTCGCCGAATGGGGCGATACCCGCCGCGTCGACATGACCTTCAGCGTCACGAAAAGCTTTCTCTCGACGGTCGTCGGGCTGGCCTTCGACCGGGGGCTCATCCGCCGCCTCGACGACCCCGTGCGCGCGTACGTGCCCACCGGCCACTTCGATTCGCCCCACAACGCGAAGATCACCTGGGACCATCTTCTCCGGCAAACGAGCGCATGGGAGGGCACGCTCTGGGGCAAACCCGACTGGGCGGACCGTCCCGTTGGCGACGATCCGAACGCCTGGCCGCACCGGCCGCTGCCCGAGCCGGGGACGGTCTGGAAATACAACGACGTGCGCGTCAACGTGCTGGCGCTGGCGGTGCTGCACGTCTGGCGTCGCCCGTTGCCGGTGGTGCTGCGGGAGCTTGTCATGGATCCCATCGGTGCCTCGAACACCTGGCGGTGGGAGGGCTACGAAAATTCCTGGGTGACGCTCGACGGCCTGCGCGTCCAGTCGGTCAGCGGTGGTGGACACTGGGGCGGCGGTATGTTCATCAGCGCCCGCGACATGGCCCGCTTCGGCTACCTCACCCTCCGGCGCGGCCGCTGGGGCGAGCAGATCATCTTCTCCGAACGGTGGTACGACCTGGCCACCACCCCGACCGGTCCCAACCCCGGCTACGGTTTCATGAACTGGTTCCTCAACACGGACCGGCAACTGCTGCCGTCCGCCCCCGAGACGGCCTTCGCCCACCTGGGTGCCGGAACGAACATGGTCTACGTCGATCCCGAGCACGACCTGGTCGTCGTGGCCCGGTGGCTCCGGCGCGACCGGCTCGACGGCCTCGTGCAGCGTGTGCTGGCGGCTGTGCAGGAGTAG
- the sufB gene encoding Fe-S cluster assembly protein SufB: MSNTETDFLQEVAEREYAYGFVTPIEAELAPRGLNEDIIRFISARKEEPEWMLEWRLRAFRHWQSLQQKAAYPRWAHLRYPDIDFQAISYYAAPKRRPKYNSLDEVDPEIIETFNRLGIPLEEQKRLAGVAVDVVMDSVSVATTFKEELEKLGIIFCSFGEAVQKHPELVRKYMGSVVPYTDNFYAALNSAVFSDGSFCYIPKGVRCPMELSTYFRINEAGTGQFERTLIIAEEGAYVSYLEGCTAPMRDEHQLHAAVVEIIAHRDAEVKYSTIQNWYPGDRKGRGGVYNFVTKRGICAGERSKISWTQLETGSAITWKYPSVILKGDHAVGEFYSVAFTKGHQQADTGTKMIHLGKHTRSTIISKGISAGFSNNSYRGLVKVNRNADHARNFSQCDSMLLGSTCGAHTFPYLEIHNPTAQVEHEATTSKVGEDQIFYCQQRGISEQDAIKLIVNGFCQEILAQLPMEFAVEARKLLDIELEGSVG; the protein is encoded by the coding sequence ATGAGCAACACGGAAACCGATTTCCTCCAGGAAGTGGCCGAGCGCGAGTATGCCTACGGCTTTGTGACGCCGATCGAAGCCGAGCTGGCACCGCGCGGGCTCAACGAAGACATCATCCGCTTCATCTCGGCCCGGAAGGAAGAGCCCGAATGGATGCTCGAATGGCGGCTCCGGGCCTTCCGCCACTGGCAGTCGCTCCAGCAGAAGGCGGCCTATCCCCGCTGGGCGCACCTCAGGTATCCGGACATCGACTTCCAGGCCATCAGCTACTACGCCGCCCCGAAACGGCGGCCGAAGTACAACAGCCTCGACGAGGTCGATCCCGAGATCATCGAGACGTTCAACCGGCTGGGGATCCCGCTCGAAGAGCAGAAGCGCCTGGCCGGGGTGGCCGTCGACGTGGTCATGGACAGCGTCTCGGTGGCCACCACCTTCAAAGAGGAGCTCGAAAAGCTCGGCATCATCTTCTGCTCCTTCGGCGAGGCCGTGCAGAAGCACCCCGAACTGGTGCGCAAGTACATGGGCTCGGTCGTGCCCTACACGGACAACTTCTACGCCGCCCTCAACTCGGCCGTCTTCTCCGACGGGTCCTTCTGCTACATCCCGAAGGGCGTGCGTTGCCCGATGGAGCTCTCCACCTACTTCCGCATCAACGAGGCGGGCACCGGGCAGTTCGAGCGCACGCTCATCATCGCCGAAGAAGGCGCCTACGTGAGCTACCTCGAAGGCTGCACCGCGCCCATGCGCGACGAGCACCAGCTCCACGCGGCCGTCGTCGAGATCATCGCGCACCGCGACGCCGAGGTCAAGTACTCGACCATCCAGAACTGGTACCCCGGCGACCGCAAGGGCCGGGGCGGCGTCTATAACTTCGTCACCAAACGCGGCATCTGCGCCGGCGAGCGGTCGAAGATCTCGTGGACGCAGCTCGAGACCGGCTCGGCCATCACGTGGAAGTACCCGAGCGTCATCCTCAAGGGCGACCACGCCGTCGGCGAGTTCTACTCGGTGGCCTTCACGAAAGGCCACCAGCAGGCCGACACCGGCACGAAGATGATCCATCTGGGCAAGCACACCCGGAGCACGATCATCTCGAAGGGCATCTCGGCCGGCTTCTCGAACAACAGCTACCGCGGCCTGGTGAAGGTGAACCGCAACGCCGACCACGCCCGCAACTTCTCGCAGTGCGACTCGATGCTGCTCGGCTCCACCTGCGGCGCCCACACCTTCCCCTATCTCGAGATCCACAACCCGACGGCCCAGGTCGAGCATGAAGCCACGACCTCGAAGGTCGGCGAGGACCAGATCTTCTACTGCCAGCAGCGCGGCATCAGCGAACAGGACGCCATCAAGCTGATCGTCAACGGCTTCTGCCAGGAGATCCTGGCCCAGCTCCCGATGGAGTTCGCCGTCGAAGCCCGCAAGCTGCTCGACATCGAGCTCGAAGGCTCCGTCGGCTGA
- a CDS encoding 30S ribosomal protein THX yields MGKGDKRTRRGKIWRGTFGKARPKKGKKKRRSR; encoded by the coding sequence ATGGGGAAAGGAGACAAGCGCACGCGGCGCGGTAAGATCTGGCGGGGTACGTTCGGGAAGGCACGCCCGAAGAAAGGCAAGAAAAAGCGCCGGAGCCGATGA
- a CDS encoding universal stress protein — MKILFAVDLEEPVEVTRAVETLSTRLEAELLVLHVFATAPATPLPIDPMSGFGDLSYVVYDPAVQENIERAEEHEFHAFLVERFSRPVRAALRKGEPAATILDEAEAEAVDLIVLGKRHHGRLERLLLGSVTRDVVEHATRPVLLMPIHREQKQA, encoded by the coding sequence ATGAAGATCCTCTTCGCCGTCGACCTGGAAGAGCCGGTCGAGGTCACCCGGGCCGTCGAAACGCTGTCCACGCGCCTCGAAGCCGAGCTGCTCGTCCTGCACGTCTTTGCCACTGCGCCCGCCACACCCCTCCCGATCGACCCCATGTCGGGCTTCGGTGATCTGTCGTACGTGGTCTACGACCCCGCGGTGCAGGAAAACATCGAACGGGCCGAGGAGCACGAGTTCCACGCGTTCCTCGTCGAGCGTTTCAGCCGGCCGGTGCGGGCCGCGCTGCGCAAAGGGGAGCCGGCCGCCACCATCCTGGACGAAGCCGAAGCGGAGGCGGTGGACCTGATCGTGCTGGGCAAACGCCATCACGGGCGACTGGAGCGGTTGCTGCTGGGCAGCGTGACGCGCGACGTGGTGGAGCACGCAACCCGCCCCGTCCTCCTCATGCCGATCCACCGGGAGCAAAAACAGGCCTGA